Proteins from a single region of Belliella baltica DSM 15883:
- a CDS encoding glycoside hydrolase family 43 protein, translating into MQIIIKIMLKSLSCTIFLLACNSKHQEVTKEKEYINPVLNINFADPAVLKAPDGYYYVYGTNSEIEGNVVNIQVARSPDLMVWEHVGDALPDQTLWADKHFWAPHVFFDEETKTYFMYFSGESNEVANSKCLGVATSNSPVGPFIDKGEPLICGKSFEHIDPMAFDDPESGKRLLYWGSAHLPLYVQELSDDRLGFRKGSSPLKVLDINPDKNDPNNYEKLIEGPWITKEGEFYYLFYSGDNCCGNSAHYAVGVSRSKNAMGPFTKMGEERGDGVNTILTENQKWLAPGHNSIIKDEDGQYWILYHAIEREKPNEGRKMLIDRVEFKDGWPVILN; encoded by the coding sequence ATGCAAATAATTATTAAAATCATGTTAAAAAGTTTAAGCTGCACAATTTTTTTGTTAGCGTGCAATTCTAAACATCAAGAAGTTACTAAGGAGAAGGAATACATCAATCCTGTGCTTAACATAAATTTTGCAGACCCGGCAGTTCTAAAGGCTCCTGACGGGTATTATTATGTTTATGGAACCAATTCCGAAATTGAAGGAAATGTGGTTAACATACAAGTGGCGAGGTCTCCTGATCTAATGGTTTGGGAACATGTTGGAGATGCACTTCCTGATCAAACTTTATGGGCAGACAAGCATTTCTGGGCTCCGCACGTGTTCTTTGATGAAGAAACCAAAACATACTTCATGTATTTTTCAGGCGAATCAAATGAAGTTGCTAACAGTAAATGTTTAGGGGTTGCAACCTCAAATTCACCTGTTGGTCCATTTATTGATAAAGGTGAACCCCTTATCTGTGGAAAAAGCTTTGAACATATTGACCCAATGGCTTTTGATGATCCTGAATCCGGAAAACGGCTATTATACTGGGGTTCAGCACATCTCCCATTATATGTGCAGGAATTGTCTGATGATAGGTTGGGTTTTAGGAAAGGAAGTTCGCCATTGAAAGTTTTGGATATTAACCCTGACAAAAACGATCCAAATAATTATGAAAAATTAATTGAAGGTCCATGGATTACTAAAGAAGGAGAATTCTATTATCTATTTTATTCTGGAGATAATTGTTGTGGTAATAGTGCACATTATGCTGTTGGGGTAAGTCGGTCAAAGAATGCAATGGGACCATTTACCAAAATGGGTGAAGAGCGAGGGGATGGTGTAAATACCATCCTCACAGAAAATCAAAAATGGTTAGCTCCTGGGCATAACTCTATTATTAAAGATGAAGATGGTCAATATTGGATCCTTTATCACGCTATTGAGAGAGAAAAACCAAATGAAGGGAGAAAAATGCTGATTGATAGAGTAGAATTTAAAGACGGTTGGCCTGTGATTTTAAATTGA
- a CDS encoding glycoside hydrolase family 2 protein, translating to MKSTFKLLFGLLLSFLIFVEAWSQEDFPTPVITSPWASQVDKSAPHPEYPRPHMKRDSWVNLNGQWDYAILSRGNSVPEAFQGKITVPFPVESALSGVGKKVGRNNELWYSRAFDLKSNQRKGKVFLHFGAVDWEAEVFVNGKSVGVHQGGYDPFYFDISSALNRGNSQEIKVRVWDPSDDGSQPRGKQVNNPKGIWYTPVTGIWQTVWLETVPESHIIKVKNSSDFANGSIKVNAEVSGDGKADGIRVIAFAKGEKVAERSGTLGSEVELSIPDPKHWSSGSPFLYELEISLLSGNRVLDKVESYAAIREISMGYDSEGISRMLLNGEFLFQYGPLDQGWWPDGLYTAPNEEALVFDIIKTQEMGFNMIRKHVKVEPARWYYHCDRLGLLVWQDMPNGDHGNQWEQRPGIIGKGTDRERTAESESIYKKEWKAIIDANYNFPSIVVWVPFNEAWGQFKTKEITEWTKAYDPSRLVNSASGGNFEMDGSRITGDILDLHNYPAAVMPDPGLYGRDNIIVLGEFGGLGLPIEGHTWQEKDNWGYQSFKDKEALAKRYEELVVSMDALIKAGLSAAVYTQTTDVEVETNGLMTYDRRIVKFNEDWLKNLHQKLYDIKINLKKR from the coding sequence ATGAAATCAACATTTAAACTCTTATTCGGACTTCTTTTGTCGTTTTTGATCTTTGTAGAAGCCTGGTCTCAAGAAGATTTCCCTACGCCTGTGATCACCAGTCCTTGGGCAAGCCAGGTGGATAAATCTGCTCCCCACCCTGAATACCCTAGGCCCCATATGAAACGGGACAGTTGGGTAAACCTCAACGGACAGTGGGACTATGCCATCCTTAGCAGGGGAAATTCTGTACCTGAAGCTTTTCAGGGAAAGATAACGGTCCCTTTTCCTGTCGAATCTGCCCTTTCGGGAGTTGGCAAAAAGGTGGGCAGGAATAATGAGCTGTGGTATTCTAGGGCATTTGACCTGAAATCCAACCAGCGGAAGGGTAAGGTATTCCTTCACTTTGGAGCAGTAGACTGGGAAGCGGAGGTGTTTGTGAACGGCAAGTCTGTGGGTGTACATCAGGGCGGTTATGACCCGTTTTATTTTGATATAAGCAGCGCCCTGAACAGAGGGAACAGCCAGGAGATCAAAGTACGAGTCTGGGATCCTTCAGATGATGGATCACAGCCCCGTGGAAAGCAGGTTAATAACCCCAAAGGCATTTGGTACACACCTGTTACGGGAATATGGCAGACGGTATGGTTGGAGACCGTGCCGGAATCGCATATAATAAAGGTCAAAAATTCATCGGATTTTGCGAACGGATCTATAAAAGTAAATGCGGAAGTATCAGGGGATGGGAAGGCTGATGGTATCAGGGTGATTGCTTTTGCCAAAGGTGAGAAAGTTGCGGAGCGGTCAGGGACGCTTGGCAGTGAGGTGGAACTCAGTATCCCTGACCCAAAGCATTGGTCATCTGGTTCCCCTTTTTTATATGAACTGGAGATTAGTCTGCTGTCTGGCAACCGTGTGCTGGACAAAGTGGAGAGCTATGCCGCTATCAGGGAGATCAGCATGGGCTATGACAGTGAAGGAATAAGCAGGATGTTGCTGAACGGGGAGTTTTTGTTTCAGTATGGCCCACTTGATCAAGGGTGGTGGCCTGACGGACTTTATACGGCCCCTAATGAGGAGGCATTGGTCTTTGATATAATAAAGACACAGGAGATGGGCTTCAATATGATCAGAAAGCATGTGAAGGTAGAACCTGCAAGGTGGTACTACCACTGTGACAGGCTCGGGCTGCTGGTTTGGCAGGACATGCCCAACGGAGACCACGGCAATCAATGGGAGCAGCGACCTGGTATTATTGGAAAAGGAACTGACAGGGAGAGGACTGCGGAGTCCGAGTCCATTTACAAAAAGGAATGGAAGGCCATCATAGATGCCAACTACAATTTTCCCTCGATCGTAGTCTGGGTTCCGTTCAACGAGGCCTGGGGACAATTTAAAACAAAAGAAATAACGGAATGGACTAAGGCATATGATCCAAGCAGACTTGTGAACTCGGCGAGTGGCGGAAACTTTGAAATGGATGGTTCAAGGATCACAGGAGACATTCTGGATCTACATAACTATCCAGCGGCAGTGATGCCTGACCCTGGGCTCTATGGCAGGGACAACATCATTGTACTGGGTGAATTCGGGGGGCTCGGCCTGCCAATAGAGGGGCATACATGGCAGGAAAAGGACAACTGGGGCTACCAGAGTTTCAAGGACAAAGAGGCACTTGCCAAGCGGTATGAGGAGCTTGTTGTGTCGATGGATGCCCTGATCAAGGCTGGGCTGTCGGCTGCGGTTTACACCCAGACCACTGATGTGGAGGTGGAGACTAATGGCCTGATGACCTATGATCGGAGGATCGTGAAATTCAATGAGGATTGGCTGAAAAACCTTCACCAAAAGCTGTATGATATTAAAATTAATCTGAAGAAAAGATGA
- a CDS encoding glycoside hydrolase family 43 protein has translation MKDLKNVFLIKKYNVLLVFILLGLCKNTFGFQDDKIPNPVLPGVADAGVIRFNGEYYIGGVFTNGGVYRSSDLVNWKGPTHVFSMDNAWTFGPASADREIHANDFNYVNGVFHLYWSVNYWGKDQHAVHVGHATSKNILGPYVEPVKDSWFENRIDPALFIDDDGVPYFYLVKFTDGNTIWGRKMSDPWTFDGEPVYMFSSLQNTWETMDNRVAEGPWVLKYRDNYYMVYNTNHTATRWGNYMFGVSQANGPLGFHHGNKYPHPVMTSNQFDIEDKYVDLLRYNSNTSNDFKFTENKPAQGWQNNGSVSQNWKVGKLGLGSERTINSSTRNTRTSWDSGEVWVHKDFEHKTVQGNLALRIHHDGETTVFLNGREIYSQEQPDFIIVNLDSRAMGSLVEGQNLLAVHSKKGARSGFLDFSLFAMQEDRADDILFSPGQPNVLKGPNGFEWWMIYMANKNRERRGQYITRINFFDKKLNIQPISSSNTPGHHPLPSQPTFQDLFDYNEVSIFHNNWATVGGKWDLEGEAIRQSTVTDASAWIKSKKAKNYFFEANVKINDIAASEAGIYPWYRDEKNWVKFSLRPKQKLLALEAMMDGRSVLETVPVAKDFDFQAYNKLSVYKNDHEVQFLVNDLPTQMKYNHNGLGLEGIPGIFTSGAQVTFDGVVYTIGWDEYDHQIKGWVSESLSSNKTLEWKVDENGISSPYDKGNHVVVKGDALEAYELSAQMTFVEGHGKAGIMPVYINDKNYLKAGIDPKSQSIEIEGLVDGAVIQSIKIPLEKEQSYFVDMSYSDFMEKQFNFDHATMIDAIRVNKLPVDQDEAPIEDILDRVNISYKKGNDWILLDAYQKVDSDHPGFSKISFTPVMAEGLRMVNKVPEDQNRYIYKIWVNELYRKSHHLKAEKQMDKIHFWVDGNEVMQMPIKYPSSKVGLYSENSRVIFNGITVFDKEKQ, from the coding sequence ATGAAAGATTTGAAAAATGTATTTTTGATAAAAAAGTATAATGTGCTATTGGTATTTATTTTGTTGGGCTTATGTAAAAATACTTTTGGATTTCAAGATGACAAAATACCTAATCCGGTTCTTCCCGGGGTAGCAGATGCGGGTGTTATCAGGTTCAATGGTGAATATTACATTGGGGGTGTTTTTACCAACGGAGGGGTTTATCGCTCTTCGGACCTGGTGAATTGGAAAGGTCCGACCCATGTTTTTTCTATGGACAATGCATGGACATTTGGACCAGCTTCAGCAGACCGAGAGATCCATGCCAATGATTTCAATTATGTCAATGGTGTTTTTCACCTTTATTGGTCTGTCAATTATTGGGGCAAGGATCAGCATGCAGTCCATGTTGGCCATGCCACTTCTAAGAATATTTTAGGACCCTATGTAGAACCGGTAAAAGATAGTTGGTTTGAAAACAGGATAGATCCCGCGCTTTTTATTGATGATGACGGGGTCCCATATTTCTATTTAGTAAAATTCACAGATGGAAACACCATATGGGGAAGAAAGATGTCAGATCCATGGACTTTTGATGGAGAGCCTGTCTATATGTTTTCTTCTCTTCAAAATACGTGGGAGACTATGGACAACAGAGTGGCTGAAGGTCCTTGGGTACTGAAATACAGGGATAACTACTATATGGTCTATAATACCAACCATACTGCCACTAGGTGGGGCAATTATATGTTTGGAGTATCCCAGGCCAATGGACCATTGGGATTTCACCATGGAAACAAATATCCCCATCCTGTAATGACTTCCAATCAGTTTGATATCGAGGATAAGTATGTGGACTTGCTCAGATATAATAGTAATACCTCAAATGATTTCAAATTTACAGAAAACAAACCTGCCCAAGGATGGCAGAACAATGGAAGCGTTTCTCAAAATTGGAAGGTTGGAAAATTGGGTTTAGGTTCGGAGAGGACCATAAATTCATCAACCAGAAATACCAGAACATCTTGGGATTCGGGTGAAGTTTGGGTACATAAAGATTTCGAGCACAAAACAGTTCAAGGTAATCTGGCACTTCGTATCCATCATGATGGGGAGACTACAGTATTTCTGAACGGCAGGGAAATTTACAGTCAAGAGCAGCCGGACTTTATCATAGTGAATTTAGATTCCCGCGCTATGGGATCACTGGTGGAGGGTCAAAATCTTTTGGCAGTCCATAGCAAAAAAGGGGCTCGTTCGGGTTTTCTAGACTTTTCTTTATTTGCAATGCAGGAAGATAGGGCGGATGATATTTTGTTTTCACCGGGACAGCCAAATGTACTGAAAGGGCCAAACGGCTTTGAATGGTGGATGATTTACATGGCCAATAAAAATAGAGAAAGAAGAGGGCAGTATATCACCAGGATAAACTTCTTCGACAAAAAACTCAATATCCAACCCATAAGTAGCTCAAATACCCCAGGGCATCATCCACTTCCTTCGCAACCAACTTTTCAGGATTTGTTTGACTATAATGAGGTTTCCATATTTCATAACAATTGGGCCACAGTTGGAGGAAAATGGGATCTTGAGGGCGAAGCCATTCGTCAGTCCACTGTTACTGATGCTTCTGCTTGGATAAAGAGCAAAAAAGCCAAGAATTATTTTTTTGAAGCCAATGTGAAAATAAATGACATTGCAGCAAGTGAAGCGGGTATTTATCCATGGTATAGGGATGAGAAAAATTGGGTTAAATTTTCTTTGAGACCGAAACAAAAACTTTTGGCTTTAGAAGCCATGATGGATGGAAGGTCGGTTTTGGAAACAGTTCCAGTGGCTAAAGACTTCGACTTTCAGGCATACAACAAACTATCTGTTTATAAGAATGACCATGAAGTTCAATTCTTGGTTAACGATCTCCCCACCCAAATGAAGTATAACCATAACGGTTTAGGCCTTGAGGGGATTCCCGGAATCTTTACCTCGGGTGCTCAAGTCACCTTTGATGGGGTGGTTTATACAATAGGTTGGGATGAATATGACCATCAAATCAAAGGTTGGGTTTCTGAGTCCCTTTCCTCAAACAAGACTTTGGAATGGAAAGTGGATGAAAATGGTATTTCCTCTCCATATGACAAGGGAAATCATGTGGTTGTTAAAGGAGATGCTTTGGAAGCTTATGAACTCAGTGCACAGATGACTTTTGTCGAAGGACACGGGAAGGCTGGAATTATGCCTGTCTATATCAATGATAAAAATTACTTGAAAGCTGGAATTGACCCTAAATCACAAAGTATTGAAATTGAAGGTCTAGTTGATGGGGCCGTAATACAGTCCATAAAAATCCCCCTTGAAAAAGAGCAAAGTTATTTTGTTGACATGAGTTATTCAGATTTTATGGAAAAACAATTCAATTTTGACCATGCTACAATGATTGATGCCATTAGGGTCAATAAGCTTCCTGTAGATCAAGATGAGGCTCCGATCGAAGATATTTTAGACAGGGTTAATATTTCCTATAAAAAAGGAAATGATTGGATTCTATTGGATGCTTATCAAAAAGTGGATTCAGATCATCCTGGTTTTTCCAAAATTTCATTTACACCTGTAATGGCTGAGGGCCTAAGAATGGTCAATAAAGTTCCTGAAGACCAAAATCGGTATATATATAAAATCTGGGTAAATGAACTGTACCGAAAATCCCACCATCTCAAAGCTGAAAAGCAAATGGATAAAATTCACTTTTGGGTGGATGGGAATGAGGTAATGCAAATGCCAATTAAATACCCATCCTCAAAAGTTGGATTGTATTCCGAAAATAGTAGAGTGATTTTTAATGGAATCACGGTCTTTGACAAAGAAAAACAATGA
- a CDS encoding cellulase family glycosylhydrolase, producing MKKFNFILFIIIGLIAFISCDLKSKQEHVKEPSSSSLWTKEQANSWYLKQGWLVGSNYNPASAINQLEMWQADDFDGESIEKELGWARELGMNTMRVYLHDLLWEQDSTGLLERMDTFLDIASSHDIRPLFVFFDSCWDPFPSTGKQRDPRPHVHNSGWVQSPGYYALEDKSQYPRLEKYVKGVVKRFAKDERILGWDIWNEPDNDTGNSYRAVDLPQKEKYVLPLLDKAFGWARSQNPIQPLTSGLWVGDWSSHESLTDLQRLQVEQSDIITFHNYDDPLEFEKRIKWLLRYERPLLCTEYMARPNGSTFEGFLKIAKKYNIGMYNWGFVDGKTQTKYPWDSWVKEYTDEPELWFHEILREDGSPYKQEEVELIKKMTASESAL from the coding sequence ATGAAAAAATTTAATTTCATTTTATTCATTATAATAGGTCTAATTGCTTTTATTTCCTGCGATCTAAAAAGCAAACAGGAACATGTAAAGGAACCGTCATCTTCAAGCCTTTGGACCAAAGAACAAGCAAACTCATGGTATTTAAAGCAGGGTTGGCTTGTTGGAAGCAATTACAACCCAGCCTCTGCAATCAACCAACTGGAAATGTGGCAGGCTGACGATTTTGATGGGGAAAGCATAGAAAAAGAATTGGGATGGGCCAGGGAATTGGGAATGAATACAATGCGGGTTTATCTTCATGACCTGCTATGGGAACAGGATTCTACAGGGTTATTGGAAAGGATGGACACATTTCTCGACATTGCCTCCTCCCATGATATCCGACCTTTGTTTGTATTTTTTGATTCTTGTTGGGATCCTTTTCCCAGTACTGGAAAACAAAGAGACCCACGACCCCATGTGCACAATTCAGGTTGGGTTCAGAGTCCTGGATATTATGCACTGGAAGACAAATCACAATATCCCCGATTGGAAAAGTATGTGAAAGGAGTTGTAAAGAGATTTGCAAAGGATGAAAGAATTCTAGGTTGGGACATTTGGAACGAGCCTGACAACGATACCGGGAATTCATACAGAGCTGTGGATTTACCTCAAAAAGAAAAATATGTGCTTCCACTTTTGGATAAAGCTTTTGGTTGGGCAAGATCACAAAACCCAATCCAACCACTCACATCCGGGTTATGGGTAGGGGATTGGTCTTCCCATGAAAGCCTCACCGACCTTCAAAGGCTTCAGGTGGAACAATCTGATATAATAACTTTCCATAATTATGATGATCCGCTGGAATTTGAAAAAAGAATAAAGTGGTTGCTTCGATACGAAAGGCCTCTCCTATGTACAGAATACATGGCACGGCCTAACGGAAGCACATTTGAGGGATTTTTGAAAATAGCCAAAAAATACAATATCGGTATGTACAATTGGGGGTTTGTGGATGGAAAAACCCAGACCAAATATCCTTGGGACAGTTGGGTAAAGGAATATACCGATGAACCTGAGCTCTGGTTTCATGAAATATTAAGAGAGGATGGCAGTCCTTACAAACAAGAAGAGGTAGAACTTATCAAAAAAATGACAGCCTCTGAAAGCGCATTGTAA
- a CDS encoding glycoside hydrolase family 43 protein: MKVLKIAQSGFYLLGILFMVTGCFSSNSKNEIADRDELVPSQQQLFYADPTIFFHQGIYYLYGTVENKPNKGFEVYTSYDLVNWDGPSGANDGFALRREDVFGNKGFWAPQVFEHNGKFHMAYTANENIAIATSSSPLGPFVQENKVAIEAPVKQIDPFVFFDDDGKVYMYFVRLTDGNRLFVAEMKPDLSGILEHTAKECISAEEEWENTQQVNWPVAEGPTIIKHNGLYYFIYSTNDFRNPDYAVGYAVSDNPIGPWEKVPQNPILNRMHVGENGTGHGDLFKDGNGDWHYVLHTHYSSTTPNPRKTAIIKVAFKESEQMNTYDEIVFDYKSFRFLFED; this comes from the coding sequence ATGAAAGTATTGAAAATAGCCCAATCAGGTTTCTACTTACTTGGGATCCTTTTTATGGTTACAGGATGTTTTTCATCCAACTCCAAAAATGAAATTGCAGATAGAGATGAATTGGTGCCTTCCCAACAACAATTATTTTATGCTGACCCTACAATTTTTTTTCATCAGGGGATTTATTACTTGTATGGTACGGTAGAAAATAAGCCTAACAAGGGTTTTGAAGTGTATACATCGTATGACCTGGTGAATTGGGATGGACCATCTGGAGCCAATGATGGATTTGCCTTGAGAAGAGAAGATGTTTTTGGAAACAAAGGTTTCTGGGCTCCACAGGTGTTTGAACACAATGGAAAATTCCATATGGCCTATACTGCCAATGAGAATATTGCTATTGCGACTTCTTCCAGTCCCTTGGGTCCTTTTGTGCAAGAAAACAAAGTAGCCATAGAGGCACCTGTGAAACAAATTGACCCATTTGTGTTTTTTGACGATGACGGCAAGGTTTATATGTATTTTGTAAGACTCACCGATGGAAACAGACTGTTTGTAGCAGAAATGAAACCGGATTTAAGTGGTATTCTGGAACATACTGCCAAAGAATGTATTTCAGCTGAGGAGGAATGGGAAAATACCCAGCAAGTTAATTGGCCAGTAGCTGAAGGGCCAACTATCATCAAGCACAATGGTCTTTACTATTTCATTTATTCCACGAATGACTTTAGAAACCCGGATTATGCAGTAGGTTATGCAGTTAGTGACAATCCGATTGGGCCATGGGAAAAAGTCCCCCAGAACCCTATTTTGAATAGAATGCATGTGGGGGAAAATGGCACAGGTCATGGAGATTTGTTTAAAGATGGGAACGGTGATTGGCATTATGTATTGCATACGCATTATTCTTCCACAACCCCCAATCCGAGAAAGACAGCGATTATCAAAGTAGCATTTAAAGAAAGCGAACAAATGAACACTTATGATGAAATAGTTTTTGATTACAAGTCTTTTCGTTTTCTCTTTGAGGATTAA
- a CDS encoding RagB/SusD family nutrient uptake outer membrane protein, whose protein sequence is MKKIIYKILILVVTFQFVSCNDDLLDIPNPNTLTQAEFWQTEEDARLGVNAIYAMFYKPGLWSRWIYFRLDLTSDEGFSSSPWLELGDWTRFQYINFNFWEGNVQTWRDTYKAIWRCNQVLANLPNIEFQNQQEKNRLLAEAHFMRALHYYYAALLWENIPIVLDPSQPEDLPEQKPLQEVWMQIEDDLNIAMQSLPVSFDASNIGRPTKGAVKAFQARAFMQQQKWQQAKEALDYFFVGEGAGKYSLVDNYQDNFTHLNENNSESVFEIQFSDVNRGGDGEGPNATMSTNRPQFFAPNGIGWSDGEARPWIVDAFKSELTIDGELDIRLRHTLFYPNLEADFGDKVYGRDWQWGERVYFRKYARDYYRENEDYFAQNNFRMVRYADILLLYAEVLNELGQTSNAYQYVNQVRARVKMRPLETAYPEIGNDPQLFLDRLKMERALELFSESVRWADLKRWGDLSDPQKLALVAARDPDFNNFVIGRSIRLPIPQQEVENNPNLNQNPQY, encoded by the coding sequence ATGAAAAAGATCATATATAAAATTCTCATTCTTGTTGTTACTTTCCAATTTGTTTCGTGTAACGATGACTTATTGGATATTCCAAACCCCAATACATTGACCCAAGCTGAATTTTGGCAAACAGAGGAGGATGCCAGATTGGGGGTCAATGCCATTTATGCCATGTTTTATAAGCCGGGGTTGTGGTCCAGGTGGATATATTTCAGACTTGACCTGACATCTGATGAAGGCTTTAGCTCTAGTCCATGGTTGGAATTGGGAGATTGGACAAGGTTCCAATACATCAATTTCAATTTCTGGGAGGGAAATGTCCAAACCTGGCGGGATACCTATAAAGCCATATGGAGATGTAATCAAGTTTTGGCCAATCTTCCAAATATAGAATTTCAAAATCAACAGGAAAAAAACCGCCTTTTGGCAGAGGCACATTTTATGAGGGCCTTGCATTATTATTATGCGGCATTGTTATGGGAAAATATCCCCATTGTTCTTGATCCTTCCCAGCCTGAGGACTTGCCAGAACAAAAACCGCTTCAGGAAGTGTGGATGCAGATTGAGGATGATTTGAACATTGCCATGCAATCTTTACCAGTATCCTTTGATGCATCCAATATCGGAAGACCTACAAAGGGTGCTGTCAAGGCATTTCAGGCTAGGGCATTTATGCAGCAACAAAAATGGCAACAAGCAAAGGAGGCTTTGGATTATTTCTTTGTTGGCGAAGGGGCTGGAAAATATTCTTTAGTTGATAATTATCAGGATAATTTTACGCACTTAAATGAAAACAACTCCGAATCTGTTTTTGAAATTCAATTTTCAGATGTAAACAGAGGTGGGGATGGCGAAGGACCAAATGCGACTATGAGCACCAATAGACCTCAGTTTTTTGCGCCTAATGGAATTGGTTGGTCAGATGGAGAGGCTAGACCATGGATTGTAGATGCATTTAAAAGTGAGTTGACAATTGACGGGGAGCTGGATATTAGGCTTAGGCATACACTTTTTTATCCAAATCTTGAAGCAGACTTTGGAGACAAAGTCTATGGAAGGGATTGGCAATGGGGTGAAAGGGTTTATTTCAGAAAATATGCAAGGGATTATTATAGGGAGAATGAAGACTATTTTGCCCAGAACAATTTTAGGATGGTGAGATACGCAGATATCTTACTGTTGTATGCAGAAGTGTTAAATGAACTGGGACAAACTTCAAATGCTTATCAATATGTAAACCAAGTAAGGGCTAGAGTAAAAATGAGACCTTTGGAAACCGCTTACCCTGAAATCGGGAATGATCCCCAACTTTTCCTTGACAGGCTCAAAATGGAAAGAGCATTGGAATTGTTCAGTGAATCTGTTAGATGGGCAGACCTAAAGCGTTGGGGAGATTTAAGTGATCCCCAGAAATTGGCCTTGGTGGCTGCGAGGGATCCGGACTTTAACAATTTTGTGATTGGTAGAAGTATAAGACTGCCTATTCCCCAACAGGAAGTTGAAAACAATCCCAACCTAAATCAAAACCCACAATATTGA